Proteins from one Natrinema salinisoli genomic window:
- a CDS encoding Htur_1727 family rSAM-partnered candidate RiPP produces MVEKARRSAVESDERGNPTRQWEVFVRDEEDDPMRHVGSVAAASGTEAHEHASRLFGWYAADIWLCPADAVERFSTRGLAETAEEREDEGAGNDDDDGDDESEEPRVYKETAGASEVNSL; encoded by the coding sequence ATGGTCGAGAAAGCACGCCGGTCGGCGGTCGAGAGCGACGAGCGGGGGAACCCGACTCGGCAGTGGGAAGTCTTCGTTCGCGACGAGGAGGACGATCCCATGCGCCACGTCGGCAGCGTCGCGGCCGCGAGCGGGACGGAGGCGCACGAACACGCGTCTCGACTGTTTGGCTGGTATGCCGCCGATATCTGGCTCTGTCCGGCCGACGCGGTCGAGCGGTTCTCGACGCGCGGCCTCGCGGAGACGGCCGAGGAGCGCGAAGACGAGGGTGCAGGCAACGACGATGACGACGGAGACGACGAGAGCGAGGAACCCCGCGTCTACAAGGAGACCGCCGGTGCCTCGGAGGTGAACAGCCTGTGA
- a CDS encoding SPFH domain-containing protein — protein sequence MYEFPLGPLQAQSVLEDPLLIVGLVGLLLVVITVWQMVEIVDAYDRAALTVFGEYRKLLEPGLNIVPPFVSRIYTFDMRTQTLDVPQQEAITRDNSPVTADAVVYIRVMNAKRAFLEVDDYQRAVSNLAQTTLRAVIGDMELDDTLSRREMINERIRTELDEPTDEWGIRVESVEVREVTPSAGVKGAMEEQTSAERRRRAMILEAQGERRSAVEKAEGDKQSNIIRAQGEKQSQILESQGDAISTVLRARSAESMGERAVIDKGMETLAEIGQGESTTFVMPQELTSLVGRYGKHLSGSDVTGNGAELDSLEFDDETRELIGLDDIADIIGEIDEQAEMDVEAMEEQARAIKEGQDVGMEAEDPITMSETADEADVEPDADAE from the coding sequence ATGTACGAGTTTCCACTCGGCCCGCTGCAGGCGCAATCCGTGCTCGAGGATCCCCTCCTGATCGTCGGGCTCGTCGGACTCCTGCTCGTCGTGATCACGGTCTGGCAGATGGTCGAGATCGTCGACGCCTACGACAGAGCGGCGCTGACGGTCTTCGGGGAGTACCGCAAGCTGCTCGAGCCGGGGCTGAACATCGTTCCACCGTTCGTCTCCCGAATATACACGTTCGACATGCGAACCCAGACGCTGGACGTGCCCCAGCAGGAAGCCATCACGCGCGATAACTCGCCGGTGACCGCGGACGCCGTCGTCTACATTCGCGTGATGAACGCCAAACGCGCGTTTCTCGAGGTCGACGACTACCAGCGCGCCGTCTCGAACCTGGCTCAGACCACGCTCCGCGCCGTGATCGGCGACATGGAACTCGACGATACGCTGAGCCGACGCGAGATGATCAACGAGCGAATCCGGACCGAACTCGACGAACCCACCGACGAGTGGGGCATTCGAGTGGAATCGGTCGAGGTCCGCGAAGTCACTCCCTCGGCTGGCGTCAAGGGCGCGATGGAGGAACAGACCTCCGCCGAGCGCCGCCGTCGGGCGATGATCCTCGAGGCGCAGGGTGAACGCCGCAGCGCCGTCGAGAAAGCGGAGGGGGACAAGCAGTCGAACATCATCCGCGCCCAGGGTGAAAAGCAGAGCCAGATCCTCGAGTCCCAGGGTGACGCGATCTCGACCGTCCTCCGGGCGCGCTCGGCGGAATCGATGGGCGAACGCGCGGTCATCGACAAGGGCATGGAGACGCTCGCGGAGATCGGTCAGGGCGAATCGACGACGTTCGTCATGCCCCAGGAGCTCACCTCGCTGGTCGGTCGCTACGGCAAGCATCTCTCCGGCAGCGACGTGACAGGCAACGGGGCGGAACTCGACAGCCTCGAGTTCGACGACGAGACCCGCGAGCTGATCGGATTAGACGACATCGCCGACATCATCGGCGAGATCGACGAGCAAGCCGAGATGGACGTCGAAGCGATGGAAGAACAGGCCCGTGCGATCAAGGAAGGACAGGACGTCGGAATGGAGGCCGAAGATCCGATCACGATGTCGGAGACTGCGGACGAGGCCGACGTGGAACCGGACGCCGACGCGGAGTAG
- a CDS encoding acetyl-CoA carboxylase biotin carboxylase subunit — MFRKVLVANRGEIAVRVMRACEELNIGTVAVYSEADKDSGHVRYADEAYNVGPARAADSYLDHEAVIEAARKADADAIHPGYGFLAENAEFAGKVQEAEGITWIGPSSSAMESLGEKTKARKIMQEADVPIVPGTTDPVTDPEEVKEFGEKHGYPIAIKAEGGGGGRGMKVVWDESEVEDQLESAKREGEAYFDNDSVYLERYLEKPRHIEVQIVADQHGNVRHLGERDCSLQRRHQKVIEEGPSAALTDELREKIGEAARRGVAAADYTNAGTVEFLVEEEPGRDGPLGPDANFFFLEVNTRIQVEHTVTEQITGIDIVKRQIRIAAGEEIDFDQDDVEIDGHAMEFRINAENAANDFAPATGGTLETYDPPGGIGVRLDDALRQGDELVTDYDSMIAKLVVWGEDRDECIERSLRALREYEIAGIPTIIPFHRLMLTDEEFVQSTHTTKYLDEELDESRIEEAQEQWGGDIGDGGAGDEEEAVEREFTVEVNGKRFEVELEEHGAPAIPTGEVDGGGSMASRPEPAGGSSSDGGAELEGEGETVDAEMQGTILDIEVEEGDEVAAGDVLVVLEAMKMENDIVASRGGTVTQIAVAEGDSVDMGDTLVVLE; from the coding sequence ATGTTCAGGAAGGTTCTCGTGGCAAACCGCGGGGAAATCGCGGTCCGCGTCATGCGGGCGTGCGAAGAGTTGAATATCGGGACCGTCGCCGTCTACTCCGAGGCGGACAAGGACTCGGGACACGTGCGCTACGCCGACGAAGCGTACAACGTGGGGCCGGCCCGCGCGGCCGACTCCTATCTCGATCACGAAGCCGTCATCGAGGCCGCGCGGAAGGCCGACGCCGACGCCATTCACCCCGGCTACGGGTTCCTCGCCGAGAACGCCGAGTTCGCGGGCAAAGTCCAGGAGGCGGAGGGAATCACCTGGATCGGTCCGTCCAGCAGTGCGATGGAGTCGCTCGGCGAGAAGACCAAGGCCCGCAAGATCATGCAGGAAGCCGACGTCCCGATCGTCCCCGGGACCACCGACCCAGTCACCGATCCCGAGGAGGTCAAGGAGTTCGGGGAGAAACACGGGTACCCGATCGCCATCAAAGCGGAAGGTGGCGGCGGCGGCCGCGGGATGAAGGTCGTCTGGGACGAGAGCGAAGTCGAGGACCAACTCGAGAGCGCCAAACGCGAGGGCGAGGCCTACTTCGACAACGACTCGGTCTACCTCGAGCGCTATCTCGAGAAGCCCCGCCACATCGAGGTCCAGATCGTCGCGGATCAACACGGAAACGTGCGCCACCTCGGCGAGCGCGACTGCTCGCTGCAGCGCCGTCACCAGAAGGTCATCGAGGAAGGGCCCTCCGCAGCGCTGACCGACGAACTCCGCGAGAAGATCGGCGAGGCCGCCCGTCGGGGCGTCGCCGCCGCCGACTACACCAACGCGGGGACCGTCGAGTTCCTCGTCGAGGAAGAGCCCGGCCGCGACGGCCCGCTGGGTCCCGACGCGAACTTCTTCTTCCTCGAGGTCAACACGCGGATCCAGGTCGAGCACACGGTCACCGAGCAGATCACCGGCATCGACATCGTCAAGCGACAGATCCGGATCGCCGCCGGCGAGGAGATCGACTTCGATCAGGACGACGTCGAGATCGACGGCCACGCGATGGAGTTCCGGATCAACGCCGAGAACGCGGCCAACGACTTCGCGCCCGCGACCGGTGGCACGCTGGAAACGTACGACCCGCCAGGCGGGATCGGCGTCAGACTCGACGACGCCCTGCGGCAGGGCGACGAGCTCGTCACCGACTACGACTCCATGATCGCGAAGCTGGTCGTCTGGGGCGAGGACCGCGACGAGTGTATCGAGCGGTCGCTCCGCGCGCTCCGCGAGTACGAGATCGCGGGCATCCCGACGATCATCCCGTTCCACCGACTGATGCTTACCGACGAGGAGTTCGTCCAGAGTACGCACACCACGAAGTACCTCGACGAGGAACTCGACGAGAGTCGCATCGAAGAGGCCCAGGAGCAGTGGGGCGGCGACATCGGCGACGGCGGCGCGGGTGACGAGGAGGAAGCCGTCGAGCGCGAGTTCACCGTAGAGGTCAACGGCAAGCGCTTCGAGGTCGAACTCGAGGAACACGGCGCACCTGCGATCCCGACCGGCGAGGTCGACGGCGGCGGATCGATGGCCAGCCGGCCGGAGCCGGCAGGGGGGTCCAGCAGCGACGGTGGCGCCGAACTCGAAGGCGAAGGCGAAACCGTCGACGCCGAGATGCAGGGGACGATCCTCGACATCGAAGTCGAAGAGGGCGATGAGGTCGCGGCCGGCGACGTGCTGGTCGTCCTCGAGGCCATGAAGATGGAGAACGACATCGTCGCGTCCCGTGGCGGGACGGTCACGCAGATCGCCGTCGCAGAAGGCGATAGCGTGGACATGGGCGACACGCTCGTAGTGCTCGAGTAA
- a CDS encoding TIGR04053 family radical SAM/SPASM domain-containing protein has protein sequence MRPGTLDTSERPFVLIWELTQACGLACDHCRADAKPQRHPDELSTAEGKELLEEAAQFGDGQLVVLSGGDPLVRDDVEELIAYGDDLGLRMTITPSGTGSLTADRIESMADAGLKRMAVSLDGASPESHDAFRGEDGSFEETIRAVEDARAAGLPVQVNTTVCRQTVEELPPIRDLLTEIGAVMWSVFFLVPVGRGRILEPVEPDRADAVMEWLAEVSETEPFGVKTTEAPQYRRVSMQREADADGDVGTNPGVKRRTGIVAGDGFAFVSHTGEVFPSGFLLESAGNVRDRPVTELYRESELFRSLRDRDNLSGKCGACPYRNVCGGSRSRAYAHTGDPLASDPLCPFVPEGYDGPLPWDDANGETRGVSSGD, from the coding sequence ATGCGCCCCGGCACTCTCGACACGTCCGAGCGACCGTTCGTTCTCATCTGGGAACTCACCCAGGCCTGCGGGCTCGCCTGCGATCACTGTCGGGCCGACGCCAAGCCCCAGCGCCACCCCGACGAACTCTCGACGGCTGAGGGAAAGGAACTGCTCGAGGAAGCGGCCCAGTTCGGCGACGGCCAGCTCGTCGTCCTCTCGGGCGGTGACCCGCTCGTTCGCGACGACGTCGAGGAACTGATCGCCTACGGCGACGATCTCGGTCTGCGGATGACGATCACGCCCAGCGGGACGGGGTCGCTTACCGCCGACCGCATCGAGTCGATGGCCGACGCCGGACTCAAGCGAATGGCGGTTAGTCTCGACGGCGCTTCGCCGGAGTCACACGACGCCTTTCGCGGTGAGGACGGCAGCTTCGAGGAGACGATCCGTGCCGTCGAGGACGCTCGAGCGGCCGGTCTCCCCGTCCAGGTCAACACGACGGTCTGTCGGCAAACCGTCGAAGAACTCCCCCCGATCCGCGACCTGCTGACCGAAATCGGGGCCGTCATGTGGAGCGTCTTCTTCCTCGTGCCCGTCGGTCGGGGGCGCATCCTCGAGCCGGTCGAGCCTGACCGGGCCGATGCGGTAATGGAGTGGCTGGCCGAGGTCAGCGAGACGGAACCGTTCGGCGTCAAGACGACCGAGGCCCCCCAGTACCGACGGGTCTCGATGCAGCGCGAAGCAGATGCGGACGGTGACGTGGGAACGAATCCCGGCGTCAAGCGCCGGACCGGTATCGTCGCGGGCGACGGCTTCGCCTTCGTCAGTCACACGGGCGAGGTGTTCCCCTCGGGGTTCCTCCTCGAATCGGCCGGCAACGTCCGCGATCGACCGGTCACCGAACTCTACCGCGAGTCGGAGCTGTTCCGGTCGCTTCGCGACCGCGATAACCTCTCCGGCAAGTGCGGCGCCTGTCCCTACCGCAACGTCTGTGGCGGGAGCCGTTCGCGCGCGTACGCCCACACCGGCGACCCGCTTGCGAGCGATCCGCTCTGCCCCTTCGTTCCCGAGGGGTACGACGGCCCGCTCCCTTGGGACGACGCGAACGGCGAGACGCGCGGCGTCTCGAGCGGCGACTGA